The genomic segment GGTCTGCGCCGGCGAGGAGCACCCCAACCCGCACCACCACTGGGCCCAGCTCACGATCGTCGAGCACCTGGTCGCGGCGCCCGGGCGGCGCGCGCTCGGGCTCGAGATGATCCAGACGCCGTTCCAGGGCGTCGTCGACGACTTCGCCACCGGCGTGATCGACGAGCCGACGTTCTTGACCCGGGTGGGCTGGAGCGATCGCTGGGGCTACCCGTGGAGCCTGTACCAGCCGATCATCGCGGCGGCGACGGGCCACCACTGGGGCGTGCGGGCGCTCAACGCCCCGGCCGAGCTGGTCAAGCGCGTGTCGAAGGTCGGCGTGGCCGGCCTCACGCCCGCGGAGCAGGCCCAGCTGCCCGAGCTGGTCCTCGACGACGCCCGCCACCGGGCCTGGTTCGACGCGCTCATGGCCGACATGGGCGAGCACGGCGGCGCGAACATGCCGACGCCCGACAACATGTACGCGGCCCAGGTGCTCTGGGACGAGTCGATGGCGGCCGGCGCCAAGGCCTGGCTCGACGGCGCCGACGCGATCGTGATCATCGCCGGCAACGGCCACTGCCACGACTCGGCGATCGTCGGTCGCCTGCGGCGGCGCGGCGTCACCGACGCGGTGTCGGTGCGGCCGATCATCGACGACGGCGACGGCAACGTGGCCGCGGCCCTGGCCGAGGGCGGCGTCGACTACCTGTGGATCATGACCCGCGCCGCCGCCGCCACGCCCGCCGCCGCCACGCCCGCCGCCGCGCCGTGATCAGGCGCCGGCTTCGCCGAGCAGCTGCCCGGCCTTGGCGCCGAGCCAGCTGCGGATGAACATGCAGTACTCGGCGCACTCTTCCTTGGTGTCGGGCGCCGGGAACAGCGTCATCGCGTTCATCGGGTTCTTGCTCACGAGCGCGTCGTAGATCGCCTTGGTCGCGGCGGCGGTCTTGGCGCCGAGGAAGCCGTCGACGGTGAGCGCCTTGTACCCGAGCGCCTCGGCGAAGCGGTTCAGATCGGTCTGGAGCGCCTTGAAGTCGTCGTGGACCGGACCGGCGCCGTAGGCGATCGCGTCCTTGGTGTTCCACTCCTTGCCGCTGCCGCGGTGGTAGCGGCGCAGGTCCGAGAGGTTGAGCGCCTTGCGCGCGGTGGTCTCGAGCCAGGTGCGCGACGCCATCGCGTTCTCGGCGGTGCCGGCCACCGTGGTCGGCGGGATCAGCGTCGCCGCCAGGAGCGGGTTGGCGGCGACCACCGCGAGGTGCGTGGCCTTGAGCGCGGCCAGCGTCTGCGGGCCGAGGACGCCGTCGACCTTGACCGTCTCGAAGCCGACCTTCTCGGCGAAGTAGTTGAGGTCGGCCTGGATGCCGCGGAACACCTCGCGCGCGGCGCCGGTGCCGGTGATCGTCTCGCCGTGCTGGGTCCAGTCGCGGCTTGCCTCGAGCTTGCGGTCGTCAGTCATCTCGTCCTCCTCG from the Myxococcales bacterium genome contains:
- a CDS encoding ChaN family lipoprotein — its product is MTLADAALPFAIVDGHTGRAVTPEAFWAALTAARAVCAGEEHPNPHHHWAQLTIVEHLVAAPGRRALGLEMIQTPFQGVVDDFATGVIDEPTFLTRVGWSDRWGYPWSLYQPIIAAATGHHWGVRALNAPAELVKRVSKVGVAGLTPAEQAQLPELVLDDARHRAWFDALMADMGEHGGANMPTPDNMYAAQVLWDESMAAGAKAWLDGADAIVIIAGNGHCHDSAIVGRLRRRGVTDAVSVRPIIDDGDGNVAAALAEGGVDYLWIMTRAAAATPAAATPAAAP